A stretch of the Haloplanus aerogenes genome encodes the following:
- the rpl12p gene encoding 50S ribosomal protein P1 — protein MEYVYAALILNESGEEINEDNVTAVLEAAGVDVEQSRVKALVAALEDVDIEEAIETAAAAPAAGGAAGGSAGGDDDDEGDEADDEAEEEEAAEEEDDEDEEASGEGLGELFG, from the coding sequence ATGGAATACGTTTACGCAGCACTCATCCTGAACGAGTCCGGTGAAGAGATCAACGAAGACAACGTGACCGCGGTCCTCGAAGCCGCCGGTGTCGACGTGGAGCAGTCCCGCGTCAAGGCGCTGGTCGCCGCTCTCGAGGACGTCGACATCGAGGAGGCCATCGAGACGGCCGCCGCCGCGCCCGCCGCTGGCGGCGCCGCTGGTGGTTCCGCCGGTGGCGACGACGACGACGAAGGCGACGAGGCCGACGACGAAGCCGAAGAAGAGGAAGCCGCCGAAGAAGAGGACGACGAGGACGAAGAGGCCAGCGGCGAGGGCCTCGGCGAACTCTTCGGTTAG
- a CDS encoding 50S ribosomal protein L10: MSESEAARKTETIPQWKQEEVDELVDFIESYASVGIVGVAGIPSRQLQNMRRDLHGSAEVRMSRNTLVQRALDEVDEGYEQLSEFVAGQVALIGTNDNPFGLYQQLEASKTPAPINAGEIAPNDIVIPEGDTGIDPGPFVGELQQVGAEARIMEGSIKVTADSTVLEAGGEVSDNLANVLSELGIEPKEVGLDLRSVYSEGVLFEPDELAIDVDEYRADVESAAAAARNLSVNAAYPTARTAGTLLAKAAGEAKSVGLFAAIEDPELMPDLVAQADGQVRALAAQIDDDEALPEELRGVDAPAVTEEAEEESSDEDDEADTADEDTDADTDDDEDDGGDGAEGLGAMFG, translated from the coding sequence ATGAGCGAGAGCGAGGCGGCGCGCAAGACGGAGACGATCCCGCAGTGGAAACAGGAGGAAGTCGACGAACTCGTCGACTTCATCGAGTCCTACGCGAGCGTCGGTATCGTCGGCGTCGCCGGCATTCCGAGCCGACAGCTCCAGAACATGCGTCGCGACCTCCACGGGAGCGCCGAGGTGCGGATGAGCCGCAACACGCTCGTCCAGCGTGCGCTCGACGAAGTCGACGAGGGCTACGAACAGCTCTCCGAGTTCGTCGCCGGACAGGTCGCGCTCATCGGGACCAACGACAACCCGTTCGGGCTCTACCAGCAGCTCGAAGCGTCGAAGACGCCCGCCCCGATCAACGCGGGCGAAATCGCCCCCAACGACATCGTGATCCCGGAGGGCGACACCGGCATCGACCCCGGCCCGTTCGTGGGCGAACTCCAGCAGGTGGGCGCGGAAGCCCGCATCATGGAGGGATCGATCAAGGTGACCGCGGACTCGACGGTGCTCGAAGCCGGCGGGGAGGTCAGCGACAATCTCGCGAACGTCCTCAGCGAGCTGGGCATCGAGCCCAAGGAAGTCGGTCTCGACCTGCGCTCGGTCTACTCCGAGGGCGTCCTGTTCGAACCCGACGAACTCGCTATCGACGTGGACGAGTACCGCGCCGACGTCGAGTCGGCCGCGGCGGCCGCGCGCAACCTCTCGGTCAACGCGGCGTACCCGACGGCTCGCACGGCGGGCACGCTGCTGGCCAAGGCGGCCGGCGAGGCCAAATCGGTCGGCCTCTTCGCCGCCATCGAGGACCCCGAGCTGATGCCGGACCTCGTGGCCCAGGCCGATGGGCAGGTTCGCGCACTCGCGGCACAGATCGACGACGACGAGGCGCTTCCGGAGGAACTGCGCGGCGTCGACGCGCCCGCAGTGACCGAGGAAGCCGAGGAGGAATCGAGCGACGAAGACGACGAGGCGGACACCGCCGACGAGGACACGGACGCCGACACCGACGACGACGAAGACGACGGTGGCGACGGCGCCGAAGGCCTCGGAGCGATGTTCGGCTAA
- a CDS encoding 50S ribosomal protein L1, with protein MADTIEEAVHRALDEAPPRNFRETVDLAVNLRDLDLNDPSNRVDESVVLPAGTGQETQIVVFATGETALRAEEAADDVLGPDELEDLGDDDDAAKDLADETDFFVAEASMMQDIGRYLGTVLGPRGKMPTPLQPDDDVVETVNRMKNTVQLRSRDRRTFHTRVGAQDMDAEDIADNIDVIVRRLEAALEKGPLNIDSIYVKTTMGPSVEVEA; from the coding sequence ATGGCAGATACAATAGAGGAAGCAGTACATCGCGCACTCGACGAGGCGCCGCCGCGGAACTTCCGCGAGACGGTCGACCTCGCCGTGAATCTGCGTGATCTAGATCTCAACGACCCGTCGAATCGTGTCGACGAGAGCGTCGTCCTGCCGGCCGGTACCGGCCAGGAGACGCAGATCGTCGTCTTTGCAACCGGTGAGACCGCACTCCGCGCCGAAGAGGCCGCGGACGACGTCCTCGGGCCCGACGAACTCGAAGACCTCGGGGACGACGACGACGCCGCGAAGGACCTCGCCGACGAAACCGACTTCTTCGTCGCCGAGGCGTCGATGATGCAGGATATCGGTCGCTATCTCGGGACCGTCCTCGGGCCGCGCGGCAAGATGCCGACGCCGCTCCAGCCCGACGACGACGTCGTCGAGACGGTCAACCGGATGAAGAACACGGTCCAGCTTCGGAGCCGCGACCGACGCACGTTCCACACGCGCGTCGGCGCTCAGGACATGGACGCCGAGGACATCGCGGACAACATCGACGTGATCGTGCGTCGGCTCGAAGCCGCGCTGGAGAAAGGCCCCCTCAACATCGACTCCATCTACGTCAAGACCACGATGGGGCCGTCCGTGGAGGTAGAGGCATGA
- a CDS encoding ABC transporter ATP-binding protein, with protein sequence MSLHADVSATFSADGAESFHVDAEFEVERGESLVILGPSGSGKTLLLETVAGFHPHDGPVTLDGQRVNDTPPEKRDFGFVFQDYALFPHMTVRENVDFGSRYHDDTRDPDELLAELGVGDLTDRYPPTLSGGEQQRVALARALAVRPEVMLLDEPLAALDVPTRQSLRDDLADVLADATAVYVTHNRTTARALADRIAVMNDGQVVQIGTPDEIFHRPESPMVARFTGSNVIDLDDAPSIRSALDVSTDGIVTIRPESVEFGDSGDVRATVDRIVREDATNRVTFVVDDVTVEAFAERAPAVGDEVWLTFPADALHVCRTYAASTSV encoded by the coding sequence ATGAGTCTCCACGCCGACGTGTCGGCGACGTTCTCCGCCGACGGCGCGGAGTCGTTCCACGTCGACGCCGAGTTCGAGGTCGAACGCGGTGAGAGCCTCGTCATCCTCGGCCCCAGTGGGAGCGGGAAGACGCTCCTGCTGGAGACGGTCGCCGGCTTCCATCCCCACGACGGTCCCGTCACGCTCGACGGCCAGCGTGTGAACGATACACCGCCCGAGAAGCGCGACTTCGGGTTCGTCTTCCAAGACTACGCGCTCTTCCCGCACATGACCGTCCGCGAGAACGTCGACTTCGGGAGTCGCTACCACGACGACACCCGCGACCCCGACGAACTGCTCGCGGAACTCGGGGTCGGGGATCTGACGGATCGCTACCCACCGACGCTCTCGGGCGGCGAGCAACAGCGCGTCGCGCTGGCGCGGGCGCTCGCCGTTCGCCCCGAAGTCATGCTCCTCGACGAACCCCTCGCGGCGCTGGACGTACCGACCCGGCAGTCACTGCGCGACGACCTCGCGGACGTACTGGCCGACGCGACGGCCGTCTACGTCACGCACAACCGGACGACCGCCCGCGCGCTCGCGGACCGTATCGCGGTGATGAACGACGGACAGGTCGTTCAGATCGGCACGCCGGACGAGATTTTCCACCGGCCCGAGTCGCCGATGGTGGCACGGTTCACCGGGTCGAACGTGATCGACCTCGACGACGCGCCGTCGATCCGCTCGGCGCTCGATGTCTCGACCGACGGCATCGTGACGATCCGACCCGAATCGGTCGAGTTCGGCGATAGCGGCGACGTGCGAGCGACCGTCGACCGCATCGTCCGCGAGGATGCCACCAACCGCGTCACCTTCGTCGTCGACGACGTGACCGTCGAGGCGTTCGCGGAGCGAGCGCCCGCCGTCGGCGACGAGGTGTGGCTCACGTTCCCCGCTGACGCTCTCCACGTCTGCCGCACCTACGCAGCGTCGACATCCGTCTAA
- a CDS encoding ABC transporter permease — MATRTETRFSLDGVGRVPLAVAFIAVQALAFVAAYTAGRPTWYAFFMIGSTAVTAYVLHGDSFVVAAATLGSILMVALGLPLFLFVARQQPSIIVEKALNPDVHQMLYLGVYGPLLAAIVSLVFGVPLAHLLSKGFAGQQLVESLVDLPLVVPHSVAGILILFGFGKGGAFPNVTVLGSMVGMVLAMTFVSAPYAVNATREAFESINDRLEYASRIHGASRWDTFRRVTAPLAVRGMVTGGVLAWARAVSEFGAVAVVAYSVSFFYPPAGGEVTTQHAPVFVYGTYLQGGLAESGAVAFILLGVSALIFLIIRYLTSDSTTTGGVV, encoded by the coding sequence ATGGCTACGCGCACTGAAACGCGGTTCTCCCTCGATGGTGTCGGGCGAGTCCCGCTGGCGGTGGCGTTCATCGCCGTGCAGGCACTCGCGTTCGTCGCCGCGTACACGGCCGGGCGCCCGACGTGGTACGCCTTCTTCATGATCGGGAGTACGGCGGTCACGGCGTACGTGCTCCACGGCGACTCCTTCGTCGTCGCGGCGGCGACGCTCGGGAGTATCCTGATGGTCGCGCTCGGGCTTCCCCTCTTTCTCTTCGTCGCCCGACAGCAACCGTCGATTATCGTCGAGAAGGCGCTCAACCCCGATGTTCATCAGATGCTCTATCTCGGGGTGTACGGCCCGCTCCTCGCGGCTATCGTCAGCCTCGTTTTCGGCGTGCCGCTGGCGCACCTCCTCTCGAAGGGGTTCGCCGGCCAGCAGTTGGTCGAGAGCCTCGTCGACTTGCCACTGGTCGTTCCGCACAGCGTCGCGGGCATCCTCATCCTCTTCGGCTTCGGGAAGGGCGGCGCGTTCCCGAACGTCACCGTCCTCGGGAGTATGGTCGGGATGGTGCTGGCGATGACGTTCGTGAGTGCCCCCTACGCGGTCAACGCCACGCGTGAAGCGTTCGAGTCGATCAACGACCGTCTCGAGTACGCCTCGCGCATCCACGGCGCGAGCCGATGGGACACGTTCCGCCGCGTGACCGCCCCCCTCGCGGTCCGTGGCATGGTCACCGGTGGCGTCCTCGCGTGGGCGCGGGCCGTCTCGGAGTTCGGCGCCGTCGCCGTCGTCGCCTACTCCGTCTCCTTCTTCTACCCGCCGGCTGGCGGGGAAGTAACGACCCAGCACGCCCCCGTGTTCGTCTACGGGACGTATCTGCAGGGTGGCCTCGCGGAGAGCGGTGCCGTCGCGTTCATCCTGCTCGGCGTCTCCGCGCTCATCTTCCTGATCATCCGGTATCTCACCAGCGACAGCACGACGACGGGAGGGGTCGTATGA
- a CDS encoding extracellular solute-binding protein: MKQREQKEHWRQVVRGRSRRNVLKGLGAAGLAGLAGCAGGSGGGGGSDGEGGSGGSESSVGGSMTIFHAGSLAAAFSAAEPQFEEEYGVDVNREPKGSVASTQKITQQGREASVLGVSDFRLIRDRIVPDYGDWYTIFTTNSMSIQYREDSPGADEITTDNWWEILSRDDVTIGHSDPAVDPGGYRAVMTQQLGKEEFEGSALYDQSTYEKLRENSQVPTGTETKLKGQLESGALDYAFYYQSISSTADMPFIDLQPQVDLSKATSKYAEHYAKAKVETSSGTFTGAPIAYGMTVPSVAPNPEAGAAWIEYFGSDAGRSVLEDLGLVPVDPIVVPQSGQDAVPDRVMNAASAKSNLGPLEL; this comes from the coding sequence ATGAAACAACGGGAGCAGAAAGAGCACTGGAGGCAAGTGGTGCGGGGACGGTCGCGGCGCAACGTGCTGAAGGGGCTCGGCGCTGCCGGCCTCGCTGGCCTCGCCGGCTGTGCCGGCGGGTCCGGCGGTGGTGGTGGCAGCGACGGTGAAGGTGGCTCCGGCGGGTCCGAATCGAGCGTCGGCGGCTCGATGACCATCTTCCACGCCGGCAGTCTCGCGGCGGCGTTCAGCGCGGCCGAACCGCAGTTCGAAGAGGAGTACGGCGTCGACGTGAACCGGGAGCCGAAGGGATCGGTCGCCTCGACCCAGAAGATCACCCAGCAGGGTCGCGAAGCGTCCGTCCTCGGTGTCTCCGACTTCCGGCTCATCCGCGACCGGATCGTCCCCGACTACGGCGACTGGTACACCATCTTCACGACGAACTCGATGTCGATCCAGTACCGCGAGGACTCGCCGGGCGCCGACGAGATCACGACGGACAACTGGTGGGAGATCCTGTCGCGCGACGACGTGACCATCGGCCACTCCGATCCGGCGGTCGACCCCGGTGGCTACCGCGCGGTCATGACCCAGCAACTCGGCAAGGAGGAGTTCGAGGGCTCCGCGCTCTACGACCAGTCCACCTACGAGAAGCTTCGCGAGAACTCGCAGGTGCCGACGGGAACGGAGACGAAGCTCAAGGGACAGCTCGAATCCGGCGCCCTCGACTACGCCTTCTACTACCAGTCCATCTCGAGTACGGCGGATATGCCGTTCATCGACCTCCAGCCCCAGGTCGACCTCTCGAAGGCGACGAGCAAGTACGCCGAACACTACGCGAAGGCGAAAGTCGAAACCAGCAGTGGGACGTTCACGGGCGCACCCATTGCCTACGGGATGACTGTCCCGAGTGTCGCTCCCAACCCCGAGGCGGGCGCCGCGTGGATCGAGTACTTCGGCAGCGACGCCGGTCGCTCCGTCCTCGAGGATCTGGGTCTCGTTCCCGTCGATCCCATCGTCGTCCCCCAGAGCGGACAGGACGCCGTGCCGGATCGTGTGATGAACGCCGCCTCGGCGAAGAGCAACCTCGGTCCGCTCGAACTGTAA
- a CDS encoding TOBE domain-containing protein: MEFSTEFDARIGQGDVTLAQRDVELLRAIDDHGSINAAATALGRSYSRAQQRIVELEEAFGELVVRKRGGSGGGGSQLTDDARHLLSRYDRLRAEFTGVAETAETVLTGQVVDRDGELATVETPAGTVRALVPSDGDEVRLTLRADAVTLQSPSKSPAPDRTSARNRLEGTVRTVDTGEAVALVTIDVGGDVRLSALVTESSVEKLRLHRGTPVVASFKATATRGVPTA, encoded by the coding sequence ATGGAGTTCTCGACCGAGTTCGACGCCCGGATCGGGCAGGGTGACGTGACCCTCGCCCAGCGGGACGTGGAACTGCTGCGGGCCATCGACGACCACGGGTCGATCAACGCCGCGGCGACGGCGCTCGGGCGGTCGTACTCGCGGGCCCAACAGCGGATCGTCGAACTGGAGGAGGCCTTCGGTGAGCTGGTGGTACGCAAGCGCGGCGGCTCGGGTGGCGGTGGCAGTCAGTTGACCGACGATGCCCGACACCTCCTGTCGCGCTACGATCGCCTGCGCGCGGAGTTCACTGGCGTCGCCGAGACGGCCGAGACGGTCCTCACCGGTCAGGTCGTGGACCGCGACGGCGAACTCGCGACCGTCGAGACGCCGGCGGGCACGGTCCGAGCGCTCGTCCCGAGCGACGGCGACGAGGTCCGCCTCACCCTCCGGGCCGACGCAGTGACGCTCCAGTCACCCTCGAAGTCGCCCGCTCCGGATCGCACCAGCGCCCGCAACCGGCTGGAGGGGACGGTCCGCACCGTCGACACTGGCGAGGCGGTCGCGCTGGTGACCATCGACGTGGGCGGCGACGTTCGGCTGTCGGCGCTGGTGACCGAGTCGAGCGTCGAGAAACTGCGCCTCCACCGCGGCACGCCGGTCGTCGCCTCGTTCAAGGCGACGGCGACGCGCGGCGTGCCGACGGCCTAG
- a CDS encoding universal stress protein, with protein MYDTILIPTDGSDAATTAARYGLVLAERVDATVHVLSVVDPDRVVTDAVGDVDDLVRRQRALLSDRARDAVERVEAEAPASIDIRTHVVEDRPARALATAIDDYDADLVAMGTHGRSGVDRYLFGSLAERTLRTAHVPVLAVREADVETDPTVETILVATDGSEAATRAGDHAVAVAAATGARLHALTVGDDEEPARRLANRARETGVDASAAVRTGHPHEAIREYAETVDADLVVLGTHGRSGVERVLLGSVAERTLRTATRPVLVVGP; from the coding sequence ATGTACGACACCATCCTGATTCCGACCGACGGGAGCGACGCCGCGACGACCGCCGCCCGCTACGGGCTGGTCCTCGCCGAACGGGTCGACGCGACCGTTCACGTCCTCTCGGTCGTCGATCCCGACCGCGTCGTGACCGACGCGGTCGGCGACGTGGACGATCTGGTCCGCCGACAGCGCGCGCTTCTGTCCGACCGCGCCCGCGACGCCGTCGAGCGCGTCGAGGCGGAAGCTCCGGCGTCGATCGATATCCGCACTCACGTCGTCGAGGACCGCCCCGCTCGGGCACTGGCGACGGCCATCGACGACTACGACGCGGACCTCGTCGCGATGGGCACCCACGGCCGCTCCGGCGTCGACCGGTATCTGTTCGGCAGCCTCGCCGAACGAACCTTGCGGACGGCACACGTCCCGGTGCTGGCCGTCCGGGAAGCCGATGTCGAGACCGATCCGACCGTCGAGACGATCCTCGTCGCCACCGACGGGAGCGAGGCCGCAACGCGCGCGGGCGACCACGCCGTCGCCGTCGCGGCGGCGACCGGCGCCCGTCTCCACGCCCTGACCGTCGGCGACGACGAGGAACCCGCACGACGACTCGCGAATCGGGCCCGAGAAACCGGCGTCGACGCGTCCGCGGCCGTCAGGACGGGACACCCACACGAGGCGATCCGCGAGTACGCCGAGACGGTCGACGCGGACCTCGTGGTGCTCGGCACGCACGGCCGCTCCGGCGTGGAGCGGGTGCTCCTCGGAAGTGTCGCCGAACGAACCCTCCGGACGGCAACGCGGCCGGTTCTCGTCGTCGGCCCCTAG
- a CDS encoding efflux RND transporter permease subunit, which yields MSDLGTRVRDGLERLGRGSARNPRPVVAVVLVLVILSGGVAATSLQMSMGMTLYIDDDSETAEQWAGLKEDFETGNNVFVVVESDQLYDPATIRAIDRLDRRYTGLDETTRVISLADLVRAGNDGEIPETEAGVRRALDRATARNPELAGLRAQVVPKTGTTIILADYGEVDTFDRGRLLPTRGSDIVYGQIQQETELAALPPGLSVTVTGQPVFENAAFGLMLPEMITLFAGAFALIFGVVYLVMRSKVERGWHVFLPLGTAMTALVYMMGAMGVLGYNFNAIMLGVMPIALGLGIDYGLQIQTRYLEERESGRSPVDAAGLATRTTGRALLIAMGTTVVGLGSLLVSAVPPVQQFGVTSAVSVAASMVLSVTLLPALLVRFDGGGDELGVGDDEDGGDRLEALTGLLTRRGTAGRPLVTLLIAALLVSGGAYAYPQVEPRQQMMDFWPQDLGAKEDLEELENTVEGSKVIYVVVETDRAYTPETFREVATYQRLMLENPNVNAVMSPVTAVRMQNGGSIPDSQHRLDASLRVASEDGPAAIRDPSAHPNKLLLTFYVDDVEGEPVRTLIDEFEGNADYTLTTAEEVQVTGKPVLNRNVIENVTAGLTPMTLLSFALGFAFLAFAFRSVKISAVLIASVAGSAALLVTGAMYLVGVPWNPLTITMSSLTLGIGIDYGVHVFERFEYEVAERGQSRLDAATTAVAKLSRPVIGSSFTTIFGFGVLTISQFPVLANFGVTTVFAIALSLVASFGILPAALVTVRLIERHDDSTPTAEAVGS from the coding sequence ATGTCGGATCTCGGCACGCGCGTCAGGGACGGACTCGAACGACTCGGCCGCGGGAGCGCCCGCAATCCCCGGCCGGTCGTCGCCGTCGTCCTCGTCCTCGTGATCCTCTCGGGCGGCGTCGCGGCCACGTCGCTCCAGATGAGCATGGGGATGACGCTCTACATCGACGACGACTCCGAGACGGCCGAGCAGTGGGCCGGGCTGAAGGAGGACTTCGAGACCGGTAACAACGTGTTCGTCGTCGTCGAGTCCGACCAGTTGTACGATCCGGCGACGATCCGGGCTATCGACCGCCTCGACCGGCGGTACACGGGACTCGACGAGACGACGCGGGTGATCAGCCTCGCGGATCTGGTCCGCGCGGGCAACGACGGCGAGATTCCGGAGACCGAGGCGGGCGTCCGGCGCGCACTCGACCGGGCGACCGCGCGGAACCCCGAACTCGCCGGCCTGCGGGCGCAGGTCGTCCCCAAGACCGGGACGACGATCATCCTCGCGGACTACGGCGAGGTGGACACGTTCGACCGTGGCCGCCTGCTCCCGACCCGGGGGTCGGACATCGTCTACGGGCAGATCCAGCAGGAGACGGAACTCGCCGCGCTCCCGCCCGGACTCTCCGTGACCGTCACCGGTCAGCCCGTCTTCGAGAACGCCGCCTTCGGGCTGATGCTGCCCGAGATGATCACGCTGTTCGCGGGCGCGTTCGCGCTCATCTTCGGCGTCGTCTACCTCGTCATGCGCTCGAAGGTTGAGCGCGGCTGGCACGTTTTCCTGCCGCTCGGTACGGCCATGACCGCGCTGGTCTACATGATGGGCGCGATGGGCGTACTGGGCTACAACTTCAACGCCATCATGCTGGGCGTGATGCCCATCGCCCTCGGGCTCGGCATCGACTACGGCCTGCAGATCCAGACGCGGTACCTGGAGGAACGGGAGAGCGGCCGCTCCCCCGTCGACGCGGCGGGGCTGGCGACCCGGACGACCGGCCGGGCGCTCCTCATCGCCATGGGCACCACCGTCGTCGGCCTCGGCTCGCTCCTCGTCTCGGCGGTGCCCCCGGTCCAGCAGTTCGGGGTCACGAGCGCCGTGAGTGTCGCCGCGAGTATGGTCCTCTCGGTGACGCTGCTGCCCGCGTTGCTGGTGCGGTTCGACGGCGGCGGCGACGAGCTCGGTGTCGGCGACGACGAGGACGGCGGCGACCGCCTCGAAGCCCTGACCGGACTGCTGACCCGACGGGGGACCGCGGGCCGGCCGCTGGTGACGCTCCTGATCGCCGCCTTGCTGGTCTCGGGTGGCGCCTACGCCTACCCGCAGGTCGAACCTCGCCAGCAGATGATGGACTTCTGGCCGCAGGACCTCGGTGCGAAGGAGGATCTGGAGGAGTTGGAAAACACCGTCGAGGGCTCGAAGGTAATCTACGTCGTCGTCGAGACGGATCGGGCGTACACGCCCGAGACGTTCCGGGAGGTGGCGACCTACCAGCGGTTGATGCTCGAGAATCCGAACGTGAACGCGGTGATGAGTCCGGTGACCGCGGTGCGGATGCAGAACGGTGGGTCGATACCTGACTCCCAGCACCGCCTCGACGCCAGCCTCCGGGTGGCGAGCGAGGACGGTCCGGCCGCGATTCGCGACCCGTCGGCCCACCCGAACAAGCTCCTCCTGACGTTCTACGTCGACGACGTGGAGGGCGAACCCGTCCGGACGCTGATCGACGAGTTCGAGGGCAACGCCGACTACACGCTGACGACGGCCGAGGAGGTACAGGTGACGGGCAAGCCCGTCCTCAACCGGAACGTCATCGAGAACGTCACGGCCGGACTGACGCCGATGACGCTCCTGAGTTTCGCGCTTGGCTTTGCCTTCCTCGCGTTCGCCTTCCGGTCGGTGAAGATTTCGGCCGTGTTGATCGCGAGCGTCGCCGGAAGCGCCGCGTTGCTGGTGACCGGGGCGATGTATCTGGTTGGCGTGCCGTGGAACCCGCTGACGATCACGATGTCGTCGCTGACCCTCGGGATCGGCATCGACTACGGCGTCCACGTCTTCGAGCGGTTCGAGTACGAGGTGGCCGAGCGGGGACAGTCCCGCCTCGACGCCGCGACGACGGCGGTGGCGAAACTCTCCCGGCCGGTGATCGGGTCGAGTTTCACCACCATCTTCGGGTTCGGCGTCCTCACCATCTCGCAGTTCCCGGTGCTCGCGAACTTCGGGGTGACGACCGTCTTCGCCATCGCCCTGTCGCTCGTCGCCTCCTTCGGCATCCTGCCGGCGGCGCTGGTGACAGTTCGGCTGATCGAGCGACACGACGACTCGACCCCGACCGCCGAAGCGGTGGGGAGCTAA
- a CDS encoding COG1361 S-layer family protein, whose product MNQDGRKTRVGVAALLALVVVLATAATPVAAASYDEYQQPELTTAVQGSNVVVPGETTTLQVGIQNRGTAVTRSEGSVDRLATAFQSAGVKPGAAMATTARVEAGSAPVDVRTGEQSVGTVAPDGHRQVPVEIEVAENAEPGTYRIPVVLEFQYVRAVSVDDDESFITRNDATVRTHVTIRVDESVRLGIDGVSGEHLRANEDGRVSVTVRNTGTETATDAELMLKPNDQLTPRTNGVALGTLDPNETATATFRVGVADIENAGTFAIPFQLRYEDGNGVVRTSAVRTGSVTVEDAPSFDLSVTTTDLYVDSTGAVTLSVTNTGDRPVRNARAVLHPAEPFSPLSTSASLGTLDPGETGTATFKLEVADRAVAQSYPLTFTVVHEDAYRERVESDSLTVPVTVGPETTFETSGEPTVTAGSTETVEVTITNTGEGVMRDSVARINVNTPFETDDDTAYVGDLEPGESATVTFTVSVDSAATPKTYSVDTTVKYDNAFGRTVVTDVEPTAIEVTEKQGGLIASILQFLGL is encoded by the coding sequence ATGAATCAGGACGGACGGAAGACACGAGTCGGTGTGGCGGCCTTGCTGGCGCTGGTGGTAGTGCTAGCGACGGCCGCGACGCCGGTTGCGGCGGCGAGTTACGACGAGTATCAGCAACCCGAACTGACGACGGCCGTGCAGGGATCGAACGTGGTCGTCCCCGGTGAGACGACGACCCTGCAGGTGGGCATCCAGAACCGCGGGACGGCAGTGACCCGTTCCGAGGGGAGCGTCGACCGTCTCGCGACCGCCTTCCAGTCGGCGGGCGTGAAACCCGGCGCAGCGATGGCGACCACCGCGCGCGTCGAGGCCGGATCGGCGCCGGTGGACGTGCGGACGGGCGAGCAGTCCGTCGGCACCGTCGCCCCTGACGGCCACCGGCAGGTGCCGGTCGAAATCGAGGTGGCCGAGAACGCCGAACCCGGAACCTACCGGATTCCGGTCGTACTGGAGTTCCAGTACGTCCGCGCCGTCAGCGTCGACGACGACGAGAGCTTCATCACGCGGAACGACGCGACCGTCCGCACGCACGTGACGATCCGTGTCGACGAGTCGGTCCGTCTCGGCATCGACGGCGTCTCTGGCGAACACCTCCGCGCGAACGAGGACGGCCGGGTGTCGGTGACCGTCCGCAACACGGGGACGGAGACGGCGACCGACGCGGAACTGATGCTGAAGCCGAACGATCAGCTCACCCCGCGGACGAACGGCGTGGCGCTCGGGACGCTCGACCCCAACGAGACGGCGACGGCGACCTTCCGGGTCGGCGTGGCCGACATCGAGAACGCGGGCACCTTCGCCATCCCGTTCCAGCTACGGTACGAGGACGGTAACGGCGTCGTCCGCACGTCGGCGGTGCGCACCGGGTCGGTGACCGTCGAGGACGCTCCGTCGTTCGACCTCTCGGTGACGACGACCGACCTCTACGTCGACTCGACGGGTGCAGTGACGCTGTCGGTGACGAACACCGGCGACCGGCCCGTTCGGAACGCCCGCGCGGTGTTGCACCCGGCCGAGCCGTTCTCGCCGCTCTCGACGAGCGCTAGCCTCGGCACGCTCGACCCCGGCGAGACGGGCACGGCGACGTTCAAACTCGAAGTCGCGGACCGCGCCGTCGCGCAGTCGTACCCGCTCACGTTCACCGTCGTCCACGAGGACGCCTACCGCGAGCGGGTCGAGAGCGACAGTCTGACCGTTCCCGTGACGGTCGGCCCCGAGACGACGTTCGAAACGTCGGGTGAGCCGACGGTGACCGCCGGATCGACCGAGACGGTCGAGGTGACGATCACCAACACCGGCGAGGGCGTCATGCGCGACTCGGTGGCCCGGATCAACGTCAACACGCCGTTCGAGACGGACGACGACACGGCTTACGTCGGTGATCTGGAACCCGGCGAGTCGGCGACGGTCACGTTCACCGTGAGCGTCGACAGCGCGGCCACGCCCAAGACCTACTCCGTCGACACGACCGTCAAGTACGACAACGCCTTCGGCCGGACGGTCGTCACCGACGTGGAACCGACCGCCATCGAGGTGACCGAGAAGCAGGGTGGGCTGATCGCCTCCATCCTGCAGTTCCTGGGCCTGTAA